The following coding sequences lie in one Silvanigrella aquatica genomic window:
- a CDS encoding ABC transporter substrate-binding protein, with product MKRIYHIKVTFLIITIFFIQKNTFALKKVELNIMQWEGYLSSQFSGFITYARSKGYDVSIKVVKPSIVGHENTVQRISEGGVDIITPSSYFFKSSEGNLFKFIEPIDEKRLKNYANILKKLKGNYATLSNRNYGIPFTTGSYGLAYNTEKVPEPTSWKVLWDPSNKNKYSIYKHAFQNFFLINLIYGKKISDAFIFDKIDIKFSKEKAKQLINNANYLWSGYSNDLNKMDNLNYVTTWGYDVIQANKKKMKWKIAHPIEGEYLWLDSLSITKEAANNSNKVNAFYLFCDYILSPEVQVKLMREIGSTPVNIKAKQIATKEEIKSFRIGDESYFKTEKIFDSLDKRTEKGYNYVWDQILSEKK from the coding sequence ATGAAGCGAATATATCATATAAAAGTCACTTTTTTAATAATAACAATATTTTTTATACAAAAAAATACATTTGCTCTAAAAAAAGTCGAATTAAATATCATGCAATGGGAAGGCTATTTAAGTTCCCAATTTAGTGGATTTATTACTTATGCGAGGAGTAAAGGTTATGATGTGAGCATAAAAGTCGTCAAACCTTCCATCGTGGGGCATGAAAATACCGTTCAGCGCATTAGCGAAGGAGGCGTCGATATTATCACTCCTTCTTCCTATTTTTTTAAATCAAGCGAAGGAAATCTCTTTAAATTTATTGAACCTATTGATGAAAAAAGATTAAAAAATTATGCCAATATACTGAAGAAATTAAAAGGAAATTATGCTACCCTTAGCAATAGAAATTATGGAATTCCTTTTACCACAGGATCATATGGATTAGCTTATAATACAGAAAAAGTACCTGAACCCACATCATGGAAGGTATTATGGGATCCTAGTAATAAAAATAAATATTCAATATACAAACATGCTTTTCAAAATTTCTTTTTAATTAATTTAATATATGGTAAAAAAATTTCAGATGCTTTTATTTTTGATAAAATCGATATAAAGTTCTCTAAAGAAAAAGCAAAGCAGCTTATAAATAATGCCAATTATTTATGGTCTGGATATTCAAATGATTTAAATAAAATGGATAATTTAAATTACGTTACGACTTGGGGTTATGATGTTATTCAAGCTAATAAGAAAAAAATGAAATGGAAAATTGCACACCCTATTGAAGGAGAATACTTATGGCTTGATTCTCTATCCATAACGAAAGAAGCTGCAAATAATTCCAATAAAGTAAATGCTTTTTATTTATTTTGTGATTACATTTTAAGTCCTGAAGTACAGGTTAAACTTATGCGCGAAATAGGCTCAACACCTGTGAATATCAAAGCAAAACAAATCGCAACAAAAGAAGAAATAAAAAGTTTCCGTATTGGCGATGAAAGCTATTTTAAAACTGAGAAAATTTTTGATTCTTTAGATAAAAGAACAGAAAAAGGCTATAACTACGTATGGGATCAAATTTTGAGTGAAAAAAAATGA
- a CDS encoding GNAT family N-acetyltransferase, with protein MLVRKANNQDFPEIFSMGFDTWGQEGFTKEQHVEFCYKRIDYKYKYGHWYVLEEHGSLKSSLICYRNAFGLLPGAVGVGSVATLPAFRNQGFMSHLLKQAIFMESQAVDLNYFILFSDIDPYVYQKIGFIILPNELQKCEDSVIMILPVREKFESILSKNFSVPEYF; from the coding sequence ATGTTGGTGCGTAAAGCAAATAATCAAGATTTTCCGGAAATATTTTCAATGGGTTTTGATACCTGGGGGCAGGAAGGATTTACAAAAGAACAGCATGTTGAATTTTGTTATAAACGAATTGATTATAAATATAAATATGGTCATTGGTATGTTTTGGAAGAGCACGGGTCTTTAAAAAGTTCCCTTATTTGTTACCGCAATGCTTTTGGATTATTGCCTGGAGCGGTAGGGGTTGGTTCTGTTGCGACGTTACCGGCTTTTCGCAATCAGGGTTTTATGTCTCATTTATTAAAACAAGCGATTTTTATGGAAAGCCAAGCTGTCGATTTAAATTATTTTATTTTATTTTCTGATATTGATCCCTACGTCTATCAGAAGATAGGATTTATCATCTTACCAAATGAGCTACAAAAATGTGAAGATTCTGTAATTATGATTCTGCCGGTAAGGGAAAAATTTGAAAGTATTTTAAGCAAAAATTTTAGCGTGCCAGAATATTTTTAA
- a CDS encoding heavy metal sensor histidine kinase has protein sequence MNKLSLFLIRIRKKNFNISLSIWLSFWYFITCIILISSQNFLFNNFVSSFYSQTENLTLDKSIHDIVRLIDKKENHDKTPYKFLLFDDYESFFYLVEDLTNKKIIFISPGMFKFLYSLREYSNEKLPEPSDDINIMKKNSKYFYFVKKELIHNNKLIHIEILADKTNKISLLTKFKNTSSLISYSILFSCLILSVFISRIILSPIHRIMKKIRSINSSNLHERVDINWIPQEVKIIKNSFNEVLERLEDSFARISQFSDDIAHEIRTPLNNLKGEIEVALQNKRTEQEYIDILYSNLEECHRLTKIIDNLMFLSRSEKNNMHINVEEVNIYQELLNLKDLYDGIADEKFISINIFCDIDLTHTLDRVLFQRIISNLLSNAITYNKENGKIDIYAKLNETNLSIEVSDTGIGIAQKDLPHLFDRFYRIDKSRYTPSKNLGLGLSMVKSMIGLHKGTIEIKSKEGQGTSVFVVFPNKTVTSLKLN, from the coding sequence ATGAATAAATTATCTTTATTTTTAATAAGAATAAGAAAAAAAAATTTTAATATTAGTCTTAGTATTTGGCTTTCATTTTGGTACTTTATTACTTGTATTATTTTAATTTCAAGTCAAAATTTTTTATTTAATAACTTTGTATCTTCTTTCTATAGTCAAACCGAAAATTTAACTCTAGATAAAAGCATTCATGACATTGTCCGACTTATTGATAAAAAAGAAAACCATGATAAAACTCCTTATAAATTTTTACTATTTGATGATTATGAGAGTTTCTTTTATTTAGTAGAAGATCTGACAAATAAAAAAATTATATTTATATCACCCGGAATGTTTAAATTTCTTTATTCACTTCGAGAATATAGCAATGAAAAGCTCCCTGAACCAAGCGATGATATAAATATCATGAAAAAAAATTCTAAATATTTTTATTTTGTAAAAAAAGAACTTATACATAATAATAAACTTATTCACATTGAAATTTTAGCTGATAAAACAAATAAAATATCTTTGCTAACAAAATTTAAAAATACATCCAGCCTCATTTCTTATTCCATTCTTTTTTCTTGTCTTATTTTATCGGTTTTTATTTCAAGAATTATTTTAAGCCCAATTCATCGTATTATGAAAAAAATTAGAAGTATAAATTCATCTAACTTACATGAACGAGTCGATATTAACTGGATTCCTCAAGAAGTAAAAATTATTAAAAATTCTTTCAATGAAGTTTTAGAAAGATTAGAAGACTCTTTTGCAAGAATTAGTCAATTCTCAGATGATATTGCTCATGAAATTCGAACTCCATTGAATAATTTAAAAGGTGAAATTGAGGTTGCTCTCCAAAATAAGAGAACGGAACAAGAATATATTGATATCCTTTATTCTAATCTTGAAGAATGTCACAGACTCACAAAAATAATTGATAATCTTATGTTTTTATCACGGTCTGAAAAAAATAATATGCATATCAATGTAGAGGAAGTAAATATTTATCAAGAATTATTAAATTTGAAAGATTTATATGATGGTATTGCCGATGAAAAATTTATTTCTATAAACATTTTTTGTGATATAGACCTCACTCACACTCTTGATCGTGTTCTTTTTCAAAGAATTATCAGTAATTTGTTATCAAATGCTATCACTTATAATAAAGAAAATGGTAAAATCGATATATATGCAAAACTCAATGAAACAAATCTAAGTATAGAGGTTTCTGATACTGGTATTGGCATCGCTCAAAAAGATCTCCCTCATTTATTTGATCGGTTTTACCGCATTGATAAGTCTCGTTACACTCCTTCCAAAAACCTGGGACTGGGTTTATCTATGGTTAAAAGCATGATCGGTTTGCATAAAGGAACAATTGAAATCAAAAGCAAAGAAGGTCAAGGCACCTCCGTTTTTGTTGTTTTTCCCAATAAAACTGTGACTTCTTTAAAATTAAATTAA
- a CDS encoding heavy metal response regulator transcription factor, translating to MRILIIEDAEKTASFLKKGLTEKGYVVDIESNGQEGLYLAQMNNYDLIILDVMLPEMDGWSILKELRTSDNKTYIIMLTARDDIDDKVKGLNLGADDYLVKPFAFSELVARIQTILRRKPTIQKDIIVIGDLEVDLNKKRVSRGGVKIDLTPKEFMLLSLLIRNNNVALSRSEISEKIWNINFDTDTNVVDVHIRRLRAKIDDDYEKKFIKTVRGIGYMFDES from the coding sequence ATGAGAATTTTAATAATTGAAGATGCAGAGAAAACCGCTTCGTTTCTGAAAAAAGGTCTCACAGAAAAGGGATATGTAGTTGATATTGAATCAAATGGCCAAGAAGGATTATATCTGGCTCAAATGAATAATTACGATTTAATTATTCTCGATGTTATGCTACCTGAAATGGATGGTTGGAGTATTTTAAAAGAACTGCGCACATCAGATAATAAAACATATATTATTATGCTTACAGCTCGTGATGACATTGATGATAAAGTAAAGGGCTTAAATTTAGGAGCCGACGATTATCTTGTCAAACCCTTTGCCTTTTCTGAGCTTGTCGCCCGTATTCAAACGATTTTACGACGAAAGCCTACGATTCAAAAAGACATCATTGTTATTGGGGATCTTGAAGTCGATCTGAATAAAAAAAGGGTCTCCCGCGGAGGAGTCAAAATTGATTTAACCCCCAAAGAATTTATGCTGCTTTCCTTACTGATACGAAATAATAACGTCGCTCTTTCTCGTAGTGAAATCTCTGAAAAAATATGGAATATTAATTTTGATACCGACACAAATGTTGTTGATGTTCATATTAGAAGATTAAGAGCAAAAATTGACGATGACTATGAGAAAAAGTTTATTAAAACTGTCAGAGGAATTGGTTATATGTTTGATGAAAGCTGA
- a CDS encoding nucleoside hydrolase: MFNLLKKLQTFIFIFCFSFYNYAFSYEKNKFDLIIDTDAAIDDWLAVLYSLNQEKKSNLLGITIAATGEAHCKPAQINIANLIYLAGKEKKQIPISCGDSVPLEGFHTFPDKWRIDSDTMNNIIIQKNPNPNILAQHAVEWLHETLNKNSNPVVILSIGPLTNIGQLIKKYPEVTKKVKRIYIMGGAIYVKGNLIIPNITESLKNKYAEWNIWVDPLAAKIVMNSDIPLSLVTLDATNQVQVTRDFMKTLKKNMKSKAANFYADILDKNLEFVDSGEYYFWDILTAASMYFPFCTEKKTSLDVITQYESNTNGYDQIKSFGKEFNLALEQFKDNMQNRQAFEQLESGRTLVLKTRENKKLQKFCTKVSEKQFKKSLIETLNYSN, translated from the coding sequence ATGTTTAATTTATTAAAAAAACTTCAAACATTTATCTTTATTTTTTGTTTTTCTTTTTATAATTATGCTTTTTCCTATGAAAAAAATAAGTTTGATCTTATTATAGATACCGATGCTGCTATTGATGATTGGTTAGCTGTTTTATATTCACTCAATCAAGAAAAAAAATCAAATTTATTAGGAATTACAATTGCTGCCACAGGAGAAGCTCATTGTAAACCTGCACAAATAAACATTGCAAATTTAATTTATTTAGCAGGCAAAGAAAAAAAACAAATTCCAATTTCATGCGGCGATTCTGTTCCTTTAGAAGGATTTCATACCTTTCCAGACAAATGGCGCATTGACTCCGACACAATGAACAATATCATAATACAAAAAAATCCAAATCCAAATATATTAGCACAACACGCCGTAGAATGGCTTCATGAGACATTAAATAAGAATTCAAATCCGGTTGTTATCTTAAGCATAGGTCCACTTACCAACATAGGTCAACTTATAAAAAAATATCCCGAAGTCACAAAAAAAGTAAAACGGATTTATATTATGGGTGGGGCTATTTATGTGAAAGGGAATCTCATTATTCCTAATATTACTGAGTCTTTAAAAAATAAATATGCGGAATGGAATATATGGGTCGATCCTTTAGCTGCAAAAATTGTAATGAATTCAGATATTCCTCTTTCCTTAGTCACTCTCGATGCCACAAACCAAGTGCAAGTCACTAGGGATTTTATGAAAACTTTAAAAAAGAATATGAAGTCCAAAGCAGCGAATTTTTATGCTGATATTCTCGATAAAAATTTAGAATTTGTTGATTCCGGTGAATACTACTTTTGGGATATCTTAACGGCTGCAAGTATGTATTTCCCCTTTTGCACAGAAAAAAAGACATCACTTGATGTCATTACACAATACGAATCAAATACTAATGGTTATGACCAAATTAAAAGTTTTGGAAAAGAATTTAATCTGGCATTAGAGCAGTTTAAAGATAATATGCAAAATCGCCAAGCATTTGAACAATTGGAATCAGGGCGCACCCTAGTTTTAAAAACAAGAGAAAATAAAAAACTACAAAAATTTTGCACTAAAGTTAGTGAAAAACAATTCAAAAAAAGCTTGATAGAAACCCTGAATTACTCCAATTAA
- a CDS encoding dicarboxylate/amino acid:cation symporter, which yields MINKLKDILLNHWTILISMSLGLIYGIFYPKVAHNTHFIGDIYLDLLQITVIPIMMTAIICGFYNIFHNSDSIYYLKRLSILYLVIMISTAVLSVTLSFVISPGSNLSSATIQLLNNGIGNSESTLKNLNNIIVSDNFFSYVQNILPVNIIRSIYERKDISILIFSILLGIALGVTNHPNVAVAISFFDGIFLAFMKIVNILLYLLPFGIFFLISGFISNLGYDTLKSLFDLIALIYIIVIIMFLIFLFIISKKRKIHPLHVMRKLKNAYLIAFGTSSSFAAMPAAMLALTNEFKIDKKNVELIMPLGTSIFKPGIMIRSITIAIFLMNLYHIPIKMNSLATLFFTSLATSIASTAGPAILSATTFGIVLSPLGIPPAVGIFLLLSIEPLIDPITSMLNVQSNCTITVLVAKDEKKSKKDKI from the coding sequence ATGATAAATAAACTTAAAGATATTCTTTTAAATCACTGGACTATTTTAATTTCCATGAGCTTAGGTTTAATATATGGTATTTTTTATCCTAAAGTAGCTCATAATACCCATTTTATTGGAGATATTTATCTTGATCTTTTACAGATTACTGTTATTCCCATAATGATGACTGCAATAATTTGTGGTTTTTATAATATTTTTCACAATAGTGACTCGATTTATTATTTAAAAAGATTATCTATATTATATTTAGTTATTATGATTTCTACTGCCGTATTATCTGTCACTTTATCTTTTGTTATTTCTCCCGGGTCAAATTTAAGTTCAGCAACAATTCAATTATTAAATAATGGCATTGGAAATTCCGAAAGCACTCTTAAAAATTTAAATAATATAATAGTAAGCGATAATTTTTTTTCCTATGTGCAAAATATTTTACCAGTAAATATCATTCGTTCTATTTATGAAAGAAAAGATATATCAATTTTAATATTTTCAATATTACTAGGCATAGCACTTGGTGTGACAAATCATCCCAATGTCGCTGTTGCTATCTCTTTTTTTGATGGCATTTTTTTAGCATTTATGAAAATTGTAAATATCCTTTTATATTTACTTCCTTTTGGAATTTTTTTCCTTATTTCAGGTTTTATTTCGAATCTTGGCTATGACACTTTAAAATCTTTATTTGATTTAATAGCACTTATATATATTATAGTAATAATTATGTTTCTTATATTTTTATTTATTATATCAAAAAAAAGAAAAATTCATCCTCTGCATGTGATGAGAAAACTAAAAAATGCATATTTAATTGCCTTTGGCACCTCGAGCAGCTTTGCCGCTATGCCTGCGGCCATGCTTGCCTTAACCAATGAGTTCAAAATTGATAAAAAAAATGTAGAACTGATAATGCCTTTAGGAACAAGTATTTTTAAACCCGGAATTATGATTAGAAGTATCACCATTGCCATATTTTTAATGAATCTTTACCATATACCTATTAAAATGAATTCCCTTGCAACACTCTTTTTTACAAGCCTCGCTACTTCTATAGCAAGCACTGCAGGTCCTGCTATTTTAAGCGCAACGACTTTTGGCATTGTTTTGTCCCCCCTGGGAATCCCTCCTGCTGTGGGAATATTTTTACTATTAAGTATAGAACCTCTCATAGATCCTATTACAAGTATGCTCAATGTTCAAAGTAACTGCACAATAACTGTATTGGTTGCAAAAGATGAGAAAAAAAGTAAAAAAGATAAAATATAA
- a CDS encoding ABC transporter substrate-binding protein, with the protein MKKKIQLSLFLINFFVAFYSVFFHFHANAEIPPDIKKIITRGKLIVAINSVDLPPFFYKTNDNKLEGFDIEIAEDIAKNLGVHVEYNRNASTFQDVVKLVENEHADIAMGSISATLARGLTVRFSDPYLLPNQCLILNRIIEVKVNNKVKIDPEVFKIALLSHSSYNDYAKQNINYFDTNYKNISFIEYDSLDNAISDVISGKIFGVYTDENYANNVIKTKKLANIYVRKKIVSDSIDPISIALNWKSPNLAYWINLYIKRMKTDGKEKLLTFKYLREKNDK; encoded by the coding sequence ATGAAAAAAAAGATTCAACTCTCTCTATTTTTAATTAACTTTTTTGTCGCATTTTATAGTGTCTTCTTTCACTTTCATGCCAATGCAGAAATTCCTCCCGATATAAAAAAAATAATAACGCGCGGTAAACTTATAGTAGCTATAAACTCTGTAGATTTACCACCCTTTTTTTATAAAACAAACGATAACAAACTTGAGGGATTTGATATTGAAATTGCAGAAGACATTGCAAAAAACTTAGGTGTCCATGTTGAATACAATAGAAACGCGTCTACATTTCAAGATGTGGTTAAGCTCGTAGAGAATGAACACGCCGATATTGCTATGGGTTCCATTAGTGCTACCTTAGCAAGGGGACTTACCGTTCGATTTTCCGATCCCTATTTATTACCTAATCAATGTCTTATCTTAAATCGTATTATTGAAGTAAAAGTAAATAATAAAGTTAAAATTGACCCTGAAGTTTTCAAAATTGCGTTATTAAGTCATTCCTCTTATAATGATTATGCTAAACAAAATATAAATTATTTTGACACAAATTATAAAAACATTTCATTTATTGAGTACGATTCATTAGACAATGCTATTTCTGATGTTATTTCAGGTAAAATATTTGGTGTTTATACCGATGAAAACTACGCTAATAATGTCATTAAAACAAAAAAATTAGCAAATATTTACGTAAGAAAAAAAATTGTGAGCGATTCCATCGATCCCATTTCCATTGCTCTAAATTGGAAAAGTCCCAATTTGGCATATTGGATAAATTTATATATTAAAAGAATGAAAACAGATGGAAAAGAAAAGTTACTTACATTTAAATATTTAAGAGAAAAAAATGATAAATAA
- the fliG gene encoding flagellar motor switch protein FliG yields the protein MAIKYSGPQKAAILLLAFGEEISAEIFKHMTEFEIKRIGSAMSRLGRVDSDAIDMVMEEFYQILQSNKKYFLGSNDFTKRLIESAFKSDQANALIDELSLTSNANLESLELIDPKTLANFLRSEHPQTMALILAHLDPKKFGECLKILPESLHTELILRVASLESVSPEIIDEIDDVLRSEIQKLGNVTSSKVGGIDPIVEMLNLMDKATEENILDRLEERDPDLAENIRKLMFVFDDLIKIDDRGIQTVLREVKPEQLKLALKTASEGVKDLIYKNMSQKAAENLKEEMTIAGPAKISDVEQAQFAIVQIARRLNDEGKIVISASGENALV from the coding sequence GTGGCCATAAAGTATTCCGGTCCACAGAAAGCAGCAATTCTATTGCTCGCATTTGGCGAAGAAATTTCGGCGGAAATTTTTAAGCACATGACAGAATTTGAAATCAAACGCATTGGTAGTGCCATGAGTCGTCTGGGGCGTGTGGACAGCGATGCGATTGATATGGTCATGGAAGAGTTTTATCAAATATTGCAATCAAATAAAAAATACTTTTTAGGTAGTAATGACTTTACTAAAAGATTAATTGAATCTGCCTTTAAAAGTGATCAAGCCAATGCGCTCATTGATGAATTGTCTTTAACATCTAATGCCAATTTAGAATCTCTTGAATTGATTGATCCCAAAACATTGGCTAACTTTTTACGCTCCGAACATCCGCAAACCATGGCATTAATTTTAGCTCATTTAGATCCTAAAAAATTTGGTGAATGTTTAAAAATTTTACCAGAAAGTTTGCACACGGAATTGATTTTAAGAGTTGCCAGTTTAGAAAGTGTTTCTCCGGAAATTATAGATGAAATTGATGATGTTCTTAGAAGTGAAATTCAAAAGTTAGGTAACGTAACGAGTTCGAAAGTGGGTGGAATCGATCCTATTGTTGAAATGCTTAATCTTATGGATAAAGCAACAGAAGAAAATATTTTGGATAGATTGGAAGAGCGCGATCCCGATCTTGCAGAAAATATTAGAAAACTCATGTTCGTATTTGACGATCTTATTAAGATTGATGACAGAGGTATTCAAACTGTACTGAGAGAAGTGAAACCAGAACAACTTAAATTAGCATTAAAGACGGCTTCTGAAGGTGTGAAAGATCTTATTTATAAGAATATGTCCCAAAAAGCGGCGGAAAACTTGAAAGAAGAAATGACCATTGCAGGGCCTGCTAAAATTTCTGATGTAGAGCAAGCGCAATTTGCCATTGTGCAAATTGCCAGAAGATTAAATGATGAAGGTAAAATCGTTATTTCTGCCAGTGGAGAAAATGCTTTAGTTTAA
- a CDS encoding FliH/SctL family protein has product MGSRVGKLVKKNDKKVMSLLDMESYPWLHFSEQGIVFPDNVKKSVILEKMHDPLEIKEKVTKPKDFDNLLVKKSVPLLPRDMTEDFKKGQREMLRRRRRTLLDEEEAMALELAEMENQEIEKKIKSNVKKKKEDDNKLNANQVNKIEDQKQNQQEKMNPTSQTTTMESSSSQNHSEPIKQELDEEKIKEKYENAYHEGFGKGRHEGFEKGEIEGKEEGYKKGFEEGSTQGYRNAEERGMVAVETKYDRAFANISEAASKMEQLKSSLLMEGKEIFLELVKLCCEKIIREQIKNNDSSLTNLFDEVVKAYSASTSITIQMNHEDAQRIKKHIENLNEGSRIQIKENSSLQSGSFHVENETGVSMVDIEKSVDNIIKNLKSEIFNDQKIDKKEENLNKDSEIKKVI; this is encoded by the coding sequence GTGGGGAGTCGAGTTGGTAAACTTGTTAAGAAAAATGACAAAAAAGTCATGAGTTTATTAGATATGGAAAGTTATCCTTGGCTACACTTTAGTGAGCAAGGAATTGTATTTCCCGATAATGTAAAAAAATCTGTTATTTTAGAAAAAATGCACGATCCCTTAGAAATTAAAGAAAAAGTTACAAAACCAAAAGATTTTGATAATCTTTTAGTCAAAAAATCTGTTCCTTTATTACCTCGAGATATGACGGAAGATTTTAAAAAAGGGCAACGCGAAATGTTGCGTCGTCGACGCCGTACTTTATTGGACGAAGAAGAAGCTATGGCGCTTGAATTAGCTGAAATGGAAAATCAAGAAATAGAAAAAAAAATCAAATCAAATGTAAAGAAAAAAAAGGAAGATGATAATAAATTAAATGCAAATCAAGTAAATAAAATTGAGGATCAAAAACAAAATCAACAGGAAAAAATGAATCCCACTTCTCAAACTACAACAATGGAATCCTCTTCTTCACAAAATCATTCAGAGCCTATAAAACAAGAATTAGATGAAGAAAAAATAAAAGAAAAATATGAAAATGCTTATCATGAAGGTTTTGGAAAGGGGCGTCATGAAGGTTTTGAAAAGGGAGAAATAGAAGGAAAAGAAGAGGGATATAAAAAAGGTTTTGAGGAAGGATCTACTCAAGGTTATCGCAATGCTGAAGAACGAGGGATGGTTGCTGTTGAAACAAAATACGATCGTGCTTTTGCAAATATTTCAGAAGCCGCCTCTAAAATGGAACAGTTAAAATCTTCCTTATTAATGGAAGGAAAGGAAATATTTTTAGAATTAGTAAAATTATGTTGTGAAAAAATAATTAGAGAACAAATAAAAAATAACGATTCTTCATTAACAAATTTATTTGATGAAGTGGTTAAAGCATATTCAGCAAGTACTTCTATCACAATTCAAATGAATCACGAGGATGCGCAAAGAATTAAAAAGCATATCGAAAATTTAAATGAAGGATCAAGAATTCAAATTAAGGAAAATTCATCATTACAAAGCGGTAGTTTTCATGTGGAAAATGAAACTGGAGTTTCTATGGTAGATATTGAAAAAAGCGTCGATAATATCATTAAAAATTTAAAGTCTGAAATTTTTAATGATCAAAAAATTGATAAAAAAGAAGAGAATTTAAATAAAGATTCAGAAATTAAAAAGGTTATATAA
- a CDS encoding FliI/YscN family ATPase: protein MFSNHAISRLKKQRENPSINNLHEKFGKVVQVVGTVIEVTLSDVPLGALVRIFNRERTFSIEGEVVGFRKEKSLVIPFSDPVGVCANSLVQCIDREQKIMVGDHLIGRIIDGYGRPMIGEEFGSHQGIPYSIVRDPLNPLMRRRIKNHFDTGVRSINALLSFGEGQRVGIMAGSGVGKSVLMGMISRFSDADVNVIALIGERGREVREFLEENLGDEGLKKSVVVVSTGDQSPLSRVRAAHVGTAIAEYFREQGKKVLLMMDSLTRVAMAQREIGLSVGEPPTTKGYTPSVFSLLPKLLERAGNSNSKGSLTGIYTVLVEGDDFNDPISDSARSILDGHINLSRSLAERNHFPAIDILSSASRVMLDITTESHLKEVGVLRDLLAEYQKNEDLISIGAYNPGMNQKLDRVMKILPKIESFLKQDRSLVCNFSDSLGLLHELTHEVE, encoded by the coding sequence ATGTTTTCAAATCACGCGATTTCAAGATTAAAGAAACAAAGAGAAAATCCAAGTATAAACAATTTACATGAAAAATTTGGGAAAGTCGTCCAAGTTGTAGGAACTGTGATTGAAGTGACTTTATCCGATGTGCCCTTGGGCGCTCTTGTCCGCATTTTTAATAGAGAACGTACTTTTTCTATTGAAGGAGAGGTTGTTGGTTTTCGTAAAGAAAAATCACTCGTCATTCCCTTTTCTGATCCTGTGGGTGTTTGTGCCAATTCCCTTGTCCAATGCATCGATCGCGAACAAAAAATTATGGTGGGTGATCACCTCATTGGGCGCATAATTGATGGTTACGGGCGTCCTATGATTGGTGAAGAATTTGGTTCCCATCAGGGCATTCCTTATTCCATCGTGCGTGATCCTCTCAATCCGCTCATGCGGCGTCGGATTAAAAATCATTTTGATACCGGAGTGCGTTCGATTAATGCCTTACTTAGTTTTGGGGAGGGGCAGCGCGTCGGCATTATGGCGGGATCAGGGGTTGGCAAAAGTGTGCTTATGGGAATGATATCTCGCTTTTCCGACGCCGATGTCAACGTGATTGCTCTCATTGGTGAACGAGGTCGCGAAGTACGTGAGTTTTTAGAAGAGAATTTAGGAGACGAGGGGCTTAAAAAGAGTGTTGTTGTTGTCTCCACGGGTGATCAGTCTCCCTTAAGTCGTGTGCGGGCGGCTCATGTGGGAACAGCAATTGCAGAGTATTTTAGGGAACAAGGTAAAAAAGTACTACTAATGATGGATTCTTTAACCCGTGTGGCTATGGCGCAAAGAGAAATTGGTTTGTCCGTGGGTGAACCTCCTACGACAAAAGGTTACACACCTTCTGTATTCTCTTTGTTACCTAAATTATTAGAGAGAGCAGGTAACAGCAATTCAAAAGGATCACTGACAGGGATTTATACGGTATTGGTAGAAGGTGATGATTTTAATGATCCCATTAGTGATTCTGCGCGCAGTATTTTGGATGGACATATTAATTTGTCGCGTTCTTTGGCGGAAAGAAATCATTTTCCTGCCATTGATATTTTATCTAGTGCCAGTCGTGTAATGCTTGATATTACGACGGAAAGTCATTTAAAAGAAGTCGGAGTTTTAAGAGATCTCTTAGCAGAATATCAAAAGAATGAAGATTTAATTAGCATCGGAGCTTACAATCCTGGGATGAATCAAAAACTCGATCGCGTTATGAAAATTCTTCCCAAAATTGAATCTTTTTTAAAGCAAGATCGTTCCCTTGTCTGTAACTTTAGTGATTCCTTAGGTTTATTGCATGAATTGACACATGAGGTTGAATAG